A portion of the Bacteroides faecium genome contains these proteins:
- a CDS encoding DUF3795 domain-containing protein encodes MIGFRIIVCRKEKCKLFKTCNVRVCSEENQVDYCFQCSRFPCENTGFDEHLYKRFVAINKRMQEIGIEKYYEEVRDLPRY; translated from the coding sequence GTGATTGGATTCAGAATCATAGTTTGCAGAAAGGAAAAATGCAAGTTGTTCAAAACCTGCAATGTCCGTGTGTGCAGCGAAGAAAACCAGGTGGATTATTGTTTCCAGTGCAGCCGGTTTCCTTGTGAAAATACAGGCTTTGACGAGCATCTATACAAAAGATTTGTTGCAATCAATAAGCGGATGCAAGAGATAGGAATAGAGAAATATTATGAAGAAGTAAGAGACTTGCCTCGTTATTAA